The Micromonospora siamensis genome contains the following window.
GGCCGATCCAGGTCAGCCCGGCGTCGATGACGGCCTGGGCGAAGTCGGCGTTCTCGGAGAGGAAGCCGTAGCCGGGGTGCACCGCGTCGGCGCCGGCCTTCGCGGCGACGTCGATCAGCTTGTCGATCCGCAGGTAGCTGTCCGCCGCGGTGTCGCCGCCGAGGGCGTACGCCTCGTCGGCGAGGGTGGCGTGCAGGGCGTCCCGGTCGGAGTCGGCGTAGACGGCGACGCTGGCCAGGCCGGCGTCGCGGCAGGCGCGGATGACGCGGACGGCGATCTCGCCGCGGTTGGCGATGAGTACCTTGCGCACCTTGGTGCTCCTCCCCGGGGGTCGATGACCGGGAGTGTATCGGCCGGCCCGCCGACCCTAACGATCGCTCAGTGTGGGATGCGGCACTGCCGTTCCGACGGCTAGTCAAACTTGTTTATTACGCTTGTGGGGTGTCGGCAACGCGGATGATGATTCTGGGCCTGGTCAGGTGGATGCAGCCGGTGCACGGCTATGACGTGCGACGTGAGCTGCTGAGCTGGAGCGCGGACAAGTGGGCCAACGTGCAGCCCGGCTCGATCTACCACGCGCTGCGCAAGCTCGCCGACGAGGGCCTGCTGCGCGCGGTCTCCACCGAGCAGGTCGGCGCCCGCCCCGCCCGCACCTCGTACGAGGTGACGCCGAAGGGGGAGGAGGAGTTCGAGACGCTGCTGCGGGCCCAGTGGTGGCAGGTCCACGACCGGCCGGACCCGTTCACGGCGGCCTTCTCGTTCCTGCCCGCGCTGCCCCGCGGCGAGGCGGCGGCGGCACTGCGCAACCGGGCGAACCTGATCCGGGCCGGGCTCGGCGCGGCCCGCGCCTCGATGGAGTCGGACTGGGCGCGCAACAACAAGCCCGTGCACGTGACGTGGATGTTGGAACTCTGGCTCGCCCGGGCCGAGGTGGAGATCTCCTGGTGCGAGCGGGTCGCGGAGCGGATCGAGTCGGGAGTGTCGTACCTGCCCGCTGGGATGGAGCGCGCACCGGGCTGGCGGAACGGCGAGAAGCCCGGCGACCTGAACGCGGATTAATCAACGTTGACCATAAGAGTTATATCGCGATAGCCTCACGCTGCCGCGCGGGACAGGTGCGTTCCGACGCGGGCGATCGGCGGCCGGTCACCTCCGGCCCGGACGACCAGGAGCAGAGATGATCGAGACCAGGGGGCTGCGGAAGTCGTTCCGCTCCCGCGCGGGTAGGGAGACGAAGACCGTCGACGCTGTACGCGGGGTGGACCTGGCGGTCGCCGAGGGCGAGATCTTCGGCTTCCTCGGCCCCAACGGGGCCGGCAAGACCACCACGCTGCGGATGCTCGCCACGCTGATCGAGCCGGACGGCGGGGAGGCCACCATCGCCGGCGCCGACCTGCGCAAGGACCCGGCCGGGGTGCGCCGCCGGATCGGCTACGTGCCGCAGGGCGGCAGCACCTGGGACGACTCCACCGCCCGCGAGGAACTGGTGCTCCAGGCGCGGCTCTACGGCATCGGCAAGGCCGACGCCCAGCGGCGGGCCGTCCGCGCCCTGGACGCCTTCCAGCTCACCGAGTACGCCGACCGCAAGTGCAAGACGTACTCCGGTGGCCAGCGCCGCCGGGTCGAGATCGCGCTCGGCATCATCCACGAGCCGAAGATCGTCTTCCTGGACGAGCCGACCACCGGCCTCGACCCGCAGAGCCGTGCCCACATGTGGGACGAGATCCGCCGGCTGCGCGCCGAGGGGATGACCGTCTTCATCACCACCCACTACCTCGACGAGGCAGACGCGCTCTGCGACCGGATCGCGATCATGGACAACGGCGAGGTGGTCGCCGAGGGCACCCCGGCCGAACTCAAGCGGGAGATCTCCGGCGACGTCGTCCTGGTCGGGCTCGACCTGCCCGCCACCCCGCAGGCCGCCGAACTGCTCGACACCGAGGAGTACGTCAACAAGCTCGAGACCGCCGACGGTGGTGGCCTGCGGCTCTTCGTCGACGACGGGGCCACCGCCATCCCGCAGATCCTGCGCCGGCTCGACCACGCCGGGCTCGACCTGCGCTCGATCGAGCTGCACCGCCCCAGCCTCGACGACGTCTTCCTCACCAAGACCGGCCGCTCGCTGCGCGAGTCCTGAGAACCGGAGAAGCTGCCATGAAATTCGCCCACGACACCTGGCTCATCTTCCGGCGCCAGACCCAACTGCTCCTGCGCAACCCGGTCTGGATCTTCGTCGGCGTCTTCCAGCCGGTGATGTACCTGCTGCTCTTCGCCCCGCTGCTCAAGCCCGCGCTGAACGCGCCCACCCAGGCCGCCGCGTACAAGATCTTCGTGCCCGGCCTGCTGGTGCTGCTGGCCATCTTCGGCGGCCTGTTCCAGGGCTTCGGCCTGATCGCCGAGCTGCGCGCCGGCATCATCGAACGGTCCCGGGTCACCCCGGTCAGCCGGCTCGCCCTGCTGCTCGGCCGTTCCCTGCGCGACGTCGTCTCGCTGCTCGTCCAGGCCGTCATCATCACCCTGCTGGCGCTCCTGTTCGACCTGCGCGTCTTCATCGGCAACCTGCTCCTGGCGTACCTGATGCTGGCCCTGATCGCGCTGATGACCTCCGCCGTCTCCTACGGCGTGGCGCTCAAGGTCAAGAGCGAGGACGCGCTCGCGCCACTGATGAACACCGTGGCCCAGCCGGTCCTGCTGCTCTCCGGCATCCTGCTGCCACTCACCTTCGCCCCCGGCTGGTTGCAGGGCGTCGCCAAGTGGAACCCGTTCTCCTGGGCGGTCGACGGGGTGCGCGCCCTGTTCGCCGGCGACCTCGGCAACGACAAGGTGTGGCAGGGCATGAGCATCATCGCGGTGCTCGCCGTCGCCGGCGTGGTCTGGGCCGCCCGGCAGTTCGCCCGTAGCGTCCGCTGAACGGAAGAGACCTCCCTCTCACCAGGGGCGGGGCGGCGGCCGAGCGCTTGTAGCGTAAGGCCAGTGCCCCGCCTCACCCATGACAAGACCACCTGGCTGACCTACGCCCAGATGGGCTTGTGGGGCTTCTTCCTCTACGGCTTCGGCCCGGTCGTGCCGCTGCTCCGCGACGAGCAGGGCACCAGCGCGGCCGTCGCCGGCCTGCACAGCACCGCCGTTGCGGTCGGGGCGTTGCTCGGCGGCGCGCTCTTCGCCCCGCTCGCCCGCCGGGTCGGCCGCGGCGGCGCCATCTGGACCGGGCTGGCCGGCGTGGCCCTCGGCGTCACCGCGTTCGGGCTGCTCCGGCCGCTGCCGGCCACCCTCGCCGCGGTCGCCGTCATCGCCACCGCCGGCATGATGGTGATCAGCGGCGTCGCCGTCGTGCTCACCGCCCGGCACGGCGAGGCCGCGCCCGCCGCCCTGACCGAGGCCAACGCCGCCTGCGCCGGCATGGGCATCCTCGCCCCGCTGGTCATCGGCGCCAGCGTCGACGCCGGCTGGGGCTGGCGACCGGTGATGGCCGTCGAGGTCGGGCTGATCGCGCTGGTCGCCCTGGCCGCGACCGCCTTCCGGGTACGCCTGCCGCACGGCGCCCCTCCGGCTGCCGCCGCCCCGGTCGGCGCGGCCCCCTCGCCCGCCGCCGCCCCGGTCGGCGCGGTGTCCGCCTCGGCGGGCGCGGAGCCGAACCCGATCTTGGACACTTTCCGTTCGCCTGGAACAGGAACTGTCCAAGATTCCGGACCTGGCACGGTGTCGGGGCGGCTGCCGCGGGCGTACTGGATCGCCTGGGTGCTGATGGCGGTCACCGGCTCGATCGAAGTCTGCCTCTCCCTCTGGACCGCGGACGTGCTCCGCTCGCACGCCGGGATGTCCGCCGGCGCCGCCTCCGCCGCCGTCGCCGCGATCGTCTGCGGCATGTTCCTCGGCCGCCTCGCCGGTGGCCGGGTCGCCCTGCGCTGGGCGCCGGCTCAGCTGCTGCTCGCCGCGCTCACCGTCTCGCTGCTCGGCTTCACCCTGTTCTGGATCGCGCCGGTCGGCTGGCTCGCCGTCACTGGGCTGGTCGTCCTGGGCCTCGGCAACGCACTGCACTACCCGCTGGCCATCTCCATCGCGCTCGCCGTAGCCGGCCCCGCCGCGGACAAGGCGGCCGGCTGGTCGTCGTACTCGATGGGGGTGGGCTTCGGGATCGCGCCGGTGGCGTTGGGCTGGGTGGCCGACGGGGTCGGACCGCACCTGGCGTTCCTGCTGCTGCCCGGCTTCATCGCCGCGGCGGTGCTGCTCACGGTGCGGCTCGGCCGGGCGCTGCGGACGCCGGCCACGCCCGACCGCGAGCCCGTCCCCGCCTGACATCCCCCTCGGGCGGGGTGCGGTAGGCCGCGCCTGGTCCGGTCGGGCCCGTGAGCGGTGAGGGACCGGATTGCGGGAAGTCGGGTCAGTGGACCCGGGCCAGGGTGAGGCCGTCGGCGATCGGCAGCATCACCGGCTCCACCCGGACATCGGCCAGCACGGCGTCGTTGAAGGCGGCAATCGCCCGGTCGTCGGCATTCTCCGGGGCGATCACCCGCCCGCCGCGCAACGTGTTGTCCACCGCGATGACCCCACCGGGGCGCATCCTGGGCACCAGCTCGTCCCAGTAGACCGGGTAGCCCGTCTTGTCGGCGTCGATGAACGCCAGGTCGAGGTGACGTTCCCGGGGCAGCTCGCGCAGCGTGTCGCCGGCCGGCCCGATGCGCAGCTCGATCCGGTCCGCCACCCCGGCCCGGTCCCAGTACCGCCGGGCGATGCCGGTGTACTCCTCGGAGACGTCGAAGCAGGTCAGCCGGCCGTCGGCGGGCATCCCACGGGCGATGGCGAGCGCGGAGAGCCCGGTGAACGTGCCCACCTCGACCGCCCGGCGGGCGCCGAGCAGCCGGGTCAGGAAGGTCAGGAAGCCGGCCTGCTCGGGCGCGACCTGCATGCCGGCCTGGGCGGGCAGCGCGGCCACCGTCTCGGCCATCAGGTCACGGACGACCTCGTCCGGTGCGGAGCCGTGGGCGACGAGGTACGCGTGCAGCTCGTCGGTGAGCGGGAGCGACTTCCTGGTCATGACTGGACGCTAGCCCAGCGGCTCGACCGACTGGCCGCCCGGCGCGACCTTCGTCCACAGGTCGGTGATCCGGAGACCCAGTTCGCCGAGGAGGTCGCGCAGCAGCGGCAGGCTGAGCCCGACCACCGTGCCCGGGTCACCTTCGATCCCGGTGAGGAAGGCCCCGCCCAGTCCGTCGATGGTGAACGCGCCCGCCACGGCCAGCGGCTCACCCGTGGCCACGTACGCGGCGATCTCCTCGTCACTGATGTCGGCGAAGTGCACCGTGGTGGAGGCGACCCGCTCCGCCCGCGACCCGTCCGTGACGCCGATCAGGCAGTGCCCGGTGTGCAGCACCCCGCTGCGTCCCCGCATCCGCTCCCACCGCCGCGTCGCGTCCGCCGGGTCGTGCGGCTTGCCGAGGATCTCGCCGTCGAAGGCGAGCACCGAGTCGCAGCCCAGCACCAGCGTGCGCTCATCGGGACTCTGCCGCAGGCGACCGAGCACGGCCTGCGCCTTGAGCCGGGCCAGCTCCAGGCAGAGGTCCTCGGCCCGGTCGCTGACCACCTGAGACTCGTCCACCCCACTGACCAGCACGTCAGGTTCGATCCCGGCCGCCTGGAGGAGCTTGCGACGGGCGGGACTCTGCGAGGCGAGGACAAGGCGCAACGGCGTGGAGTTCACCCCGCCGACGCTACCGGCTGATCCGCGGCGGCGGGTCGTCGGCACGTCGGCGCCGCCGGACCAGCGCCCATCCACCACCGGCCGCCACCAGCACCCCGAGGGTGGCCAGCCCGCGTACCGTCGCGCCGCCGTCGCCGCCCTTCCCGCCGGGCGGGTCGGCCACCGCGGTGGTGGCCGGGCCGCCGGCCGCGCTGGTGATCGGGGCCGCCGGCGGGTCCGACGCCGTGCCGGCACCCCACGGGGGTACGTCTGCTGTCAGCGCCGCCACCAGGTCGATCACCCCGTAGCCGTACTGGTCGTCCCGACCCGGTGGTCCCTTGTCGACGGCGGTGGCGGTGAGCCGGTGGGCGACCTCCTCGGCGGAGAGCTTCGGGTAACGGGACCTGATCAGGGCCGCGGCGCCTGCCACGATCGCCGTGGCGCTCGACGTCCCGGTTCCTTTTGAGTATTTGCCGTCGATGCTGGTGCTGACGATGTCAACGGCCGGAGCCGCAATGTCGATCTCTGAGCCGGTGACCGAGACAGCGGCATGGTTTCCCGAACGGTCAACGCCACCGACGGCGATAACTCCCGGTTCTGAAGCCGGATAACTGACCATGAGATCTTCGGGTCGATTGCCAGCAGCTGCCACAACAACGATATCCGCTTTAATCGCTGAGGTGATGGCTTGCTTCAGCCGCGGGCTCGAACCACCGCCGCTGGAAATGCTGACCACCCCGACCTGCTGGCCAACGGCATATTCGATGCCCCTCGCCAACGCATCAGGATCTCCCCGGCCGTGCGGGGGCGAGCAAAGTATGGGCAGGAGCTTCGCCTTTGGGGCAACTCCCATCGCGCCGAGATCTAAGCCTCTGCCATGGGCGGCAATTAGGCCTGCCATTGACGTGCCATGGCTATCCGCATCATGCCTTCCGTCATCTGCTCCTGAAAGGAAGTCCCTGCCAGGAAGAAGGTTAAGGGCCAAGTCGGGATGGGGGGCGACGCCGGTGTCCGGTACTGCCACTGTGACGCCTGCCCCTTGGCTGATCCGTTGCGCCTCCGCCACCCGCAAGTAACGCAGATGCCACTGGTCCCCTCGAACTCGTGCTGCACCGTCGTCGGCAGATGCGGCTGTAGGTAGGCCCACTGGCAACGTAACCGTCGCGCAGAGGAGCATTAGGGCAAGTACCGCCCGGGAGACTTGGCCCGTCAACGGCCGAAGCCGATGGCGGGGCCGGGGTCGATTGGCCCTTCGTCCTCGGGAGGGCGAACGACTGGTGCGACGCCCTCGTCGGTCTCCCACGGGTGGTCGGGGTCCCATCGGCGGCGCTCTTCGGTTTCACCGTCGCGCCTGCCGGGCGGACTGGGCGCTCCCTGCACCCCATGGGTTGCCGTGTTTCCACCTGATCCGAATGGGCCCCCACTGATGTGAGGTCTGGCTCCGCCCGTGCCGCGTCCACCTCCGGCTATAGGGGCGCCGCCGAGCGGAGACATTCCATGGGCCGCACCGAGTTGGCCGCCTCGTCCTGCACCAGGCCGGGAGCCAGCAGAGCCGGAGGGGCCGGTTCCAGCGCTGCCACCACCAATCACGCCGCCCACCGGGTTCACCCGACGCGGCGGGTTGCTGGCACCCGGCTGCCCCAGCCCCATGGCCGGGGTGCCGCCGATCAGGCCACCGGGGGGCATCGCGCGTGGTTGGGCGGTCGGTGGCACGTGCGGGGTGCCGTTTCCGCTGCCCACGGTGCGGCTCATGGGACCCGGTTGACCGCGCAACGGCCCTGGGGTGCCGGTGCGGCCGGTCGAGCCGGTGATCGGCGGCAAGGCGGGCGGCAGTCCGGGACCGGTGGTGATGGTGGGTGGAGCCGGCGGCGTGGTGGACGGCAGGGGCGGCGTGGCTGGGGAGGCTAGTGCCGGACCGGCACCTCCGAGCACCGGGCCAGGCCCGGTTACGGGGATTGGGGCAATAGGGGTCGGCTGAGTCGGTGACACGGTGTGGGCAACAGACCCGCCACCTAGCACTGGCCCGACATTTGGTGCCTTCGGTGTCGTAGCCGAACGAGCCGAAGTCGTTGTCCGGCTGATCGGAGACGGCTGGATTGCTGGCAGCGGCATGGCCACGATGGGGGGGATGACTGGGGCTTGTGGCCCGCCATAAAGGTCGGGGTCATCTACTTGCTTGGGAGACCTTGCCAACGGTGGGGGCTGGCGGAGGGTTACCTGGGCCTGCTGGAGTTCGCCGCTGAGCGAATACATCACGCTGCGCGCCTGTACATCCAACCGCTGAAGATCTGCCTCCGTCACCGGCGGCGTCGTCGGCAGCCGCGAACCTAGCACCGCCTTCGGGTCGTTGGCGGTCTCCTCGTACGCCTGCTTCTGGCCGAGCTTGGCCACGTACTCGTCGAAGAGCGGGCGGAGCCGCGACCTCGCGTCGTCGATGGCGCGGGTGGCCCCGGACAGGGCCTTGAGGTTGGCTGACGCGGCGTCGTGCGTACGGCGGACGCGGTCGATCAGGCCGTCGAGTTCGGTGAGGTACGACCGGGAGGCGGCGCTGGTCTCCGGCGGCCACGCCTGGGCCAGCCCCTCGCGGTACGTCTGCAGCCGGCCCAGGTGCAGTTGCGCGAGGTCGCAGACCTTGACCCAGCCGGACACCTGCCGCCAGTGGTTGGCGGTGTCGTGGTCCTGGATGCAGGCCCACATGCTGAGCACGTCCATCGACTGCCAGTCGGTGAGACCGGCGCGCCCGCTGCCGCCGCGCTCGATCACTAGTGAACCTCCCCGCGGTTGTCCAGCCTGTCCGGATCGGTGAGCACGAGCGCCGGGCCGGGCCGGCTGGTGGACGGGTCGGCGAGCGCGCGTTCGACGTCGGTGACCCGGGCGGCGGAGAAGGCGTCGGAGCCGGCGTACCGGGCGGCGACCTCGCCGGCCGCGGCGGCCAAATGCCCGGTGGTGTCCCGGACGTCGAAGATGGTGTCGGCGGTGGCCTGCTGGGTCTCGTGGTGGGCGTGCAGGAACTGCACCAGCTCATGGAACGAGTCGCAGGGATTGGGGATCGCGGCGGTCATGTCGTCCGCGATGTACGACAGGTGCGGAGCGTAGTTCTGCCGCACCTCGGCCTCGAGTCGTTCGGCGAACTCGCGGAGCTGGCGGATGTCGGCCTCGATGCCGCCGTAGTCGCTCAACCAGGACGTCGGGCGGTCCTCCTGGGGGATCATCGACACTCCCTAACCGTCACGGCACCGTTTCCCAGAGTGAGGTTAATGGGTCCGGGCCACCGACGGGAGCCCGCCCACCGGAGTCGGGGCGTACCAGGGGAAGGTCAGCGGGGAAGGCCGGATGCGCGCCACGCGCCCCGGCCGGCGGCGGGCGCCGCGGCGGTGGGGCGGGCGCTGCGGCTCCACAGCGAGATCGGGGCCGGCGCGGGGGCCGCCACCGGGCGGGACCGGGTCGCGATCACACCCACCAGCGCGGCCAGTTCCTCGGCGGTGGGCACGCCACGGACGATGCGGAACAGCGGCTCTTCGGCAGACATGGGGTCAGGGTACGCGTCGAGAACTTGACCTTCGCCGCATAGTGGCGTGCCGGCGGTGTGCGGGAGGTCGTGGCCGGGTACCGTCTCCCCGATGTCGAACGCGCTTCCCCAACTCGTCGCCGACCGGTACCGGCTCCTCTCGCCGCTCGGCCAGGGCGGCATGGGCAGGGTGTGGAAGGCGCGCGACGAGGTACTGCACCGCGACGTGGCGATCAAGGAACTCGTCCCGCCGCCCAGTCTCACCGACGACGAGCGGCGCGAGATGCGCGAGCGGTCGCTGCGGGAGGCCCGGGCCATCGCCCGGCTCAACAACATCAACGTGGTCCGCATCTTCGATGTGCTGCGTACCGACGGCGACCCGTGGATCGTCATGGAGTATGTCCCGTCGAAGTCGTTGCAGGACACCCTCGCCGAGGACGGCCCGGTCTCGCCGGCCCGCGCGGTCGAGATCGGTCTCGGCGTGCTGGGCGCGTTGAAGGCGGCGCACAAGGCCGGCGTGATGCACCGCGACATCAAACCGGGCAACGTGCTGCTCGGCAACGACGGCCGGGTGGTGCTGACCGACTTCGGCCTGGCCACCATCCCCGGCGACCCGAACGTGACCCGTACCGGCATGGTCCTCGGCTCGCCCGCGTACATCGCGCCGGAGCGGGCCAAGGACGGCACCGCCGGGCCGGAGGCCGACCTGTGGTCGCTGGGCGCGACCCTCTACGCGGCGGTGGAGGGCAAGTCGCCGTACGCCCGGCCGTCGGCGATCGCCACCCTGGCCGCGCTGGCCACCGAGCCGTTGCCGCCGCCGAAGAACGCCGGCCCGCTCAAGCCGGTGCTGAACGGGCTGCTGCGCAAGGACCCTGCCGAGCGGATCACCGCCGAGGTGGCGGAGCGGCTGCTGCGCCGGGCCGGCGGCAAGCGGGCCAAGAGCATCGCGATCCTGGACGGCGTACGCCGGCCGGGGCCGAACGGTCCGCGCGCGCCGCACCCTCCGGTGGTGCCGGGGCCGCGGCCCGCCGAGACCTCGTCCGCGGCCGTGCCGAAGCCGCCGTCCTCCGCGACGGTCGAGCCGACCGACGCCGTGGTGGGCGCCGCCGCGGCCGGCGCGGTGGCCGAGGACGCGACGGCGAAGGTGCCGGCGTCGGTGGACGCCGGTCCGACGGCGAAGGTGGAGTCCCCGCCGTCCCGCTCGGACGCCGAGCCGACCGCCAAGGTCGACGCCGCTCCGCAGGTGCGCGAGACGGTGAATCCGACGTCGGTGATGCCGGCGCAGGCCGATCCGGTGGAGGGTCGGGCGACCGTGGTGCCCGGCGTCAAGCCGGACCACAAGCGGCGCAACCTGCTGATCGGGGCCCTGGTGGCGGTGCTGCTGCTGGGCGGGGTGCTGCTGGTGCCGCTGCTCAACGACGACCCGGGGGACAAGGGCTCGACGCCGCCGCAGACCGGCCCGACCACCGGCGCGTCCGGTGGCCCGGGTGGTGGGCAGGGCGGTCCGGCGGGTTCCCCGGCCGCGCCGTCGACGCAGGCGTCGACCTCCGCCGCCGCGCCGCCGCCCGCGCCGTCCACGGCCGCGTCCAGCGCCGCGCCGCCGAGCGCGACCCCGTCCCCGGCCCAACCCTCCTCGGGTACGCCGGCCCTGCCGGCCGGTTGGACGCTGCAGAAGGGTGGCCCAGGCTTCAGCGTGCCGCTGCCGGCGGGCTGGAGTGGCCGTCAGACCAGCGGGGACACGGCCATCTACAACGGGCCGGACGGCGGCCGGCTGCTCATCCAGTGGACCAACAAACCGAAGGACGACGCGTACGCCGACTGGCAGAGCATCGAGCGGTACCGCAAGAACGAGGTCGACGAGTACGAGAAGATCGGCATCAAGCGGTGCACCTACTACCGCACCTGTGCCGACTGGGACTGGCTGGAGACTCAGAGCGGCACCCGGTACCACGTGCGCAACCGGGGCTTCGCCACGGCCGACGACCGGGGTTACGCGCTGCGCTGGGAGATCCCCACCTCGCAGTGGGACGCCAAGCTGGGCGACTGGGCGACGATCATCCGCGGTTTCCAGCCCGACCGGAAGAACTGACCGGCAGCGCGAATTCCATTCGCATGACTTCCCGCCCCACGGGGTACTTCCTCCGTCACGACGGAAGGAGGTACGACATGGGTTACCGACGCAAGGACGCCCGGCCCCGGCTGGCGCTCTGGATGCTCGTCGCGCTTGGCGACGCGGTCCTGCTGCTGGCCACGATGGGCCTGTCCGCCCTGGTCGCGCTGCTCACGGTCGTGGCCCTCGCCGTCGCCGGGGTGGTGGCCGTACGGCGGATGACCCGCCGGGGCGCCCTGGTCGACGAGGAGCGGATGCCTACGGTGGTCGCCCGACGCAGGGCCTGAGGTCACGACAGACGGTGGCGGCAGCCGGACCAGTTGCCCACCCGCAGGGGTGGTAACCGATCCCGCTGCCGCCGACCTGTCTTTGGCGGATCAGGTGTTGTTCGCCAGGGCGATCAGCCGGCTCCGGTCACCGTTCCAGTAGTTGCGGTCGACGTTGCCGCTGATCCCGGAGACGCTGCCGCTGCTGGTGTACTGCCAGAAGCTCCACACCGAGGCGCCGGCCGGCAGGGTGCCGGGCGTGCTCGACCAGCGGGCCAGCCAGAGCGGGTGGTTGGCCCACGGCGCGGTCCAGCTGCCGGTGCACTGGTTCCACCAGCTGGTGGTGGTGTAGATGACCGCGTACCGGCCGGTGCGGGACTTGTAGCGGTTGAGGAAGTCGCTGATCCAGGTCCGCATCCCCGAGGTGGTCTTGCCGTAGCAGTAGCCACCGCTGTAGGGGTTCGCCTCGATGTCGAGGGCGGCGGGCAGCGTACGGCTGTCGGCGGACCAGGCGCCGCCGTTGCTGGCCAGGTAGTCGGCCTGCGTCGCGCCGCCGGAGATGTTCGGCCGGGCGAAGTGGTACGCCCCGCGGATCACCCCGGCGTAGTAGGAGTTCGTGTAGTTCGAGTTGAAGTTGGCGTCCTTGTAGCTGGTGCCCTCGGTGGCCTTGATGAAGGCGAACTCGATGCCGGCGTTACGGACGCTGGTCCAGTTGATCGTGCCCTGGTAGCGCGACACGTCGATGCCGGCCACGGTGGCCGCGGCGGCCGGGCCGGTGGTGGCGACGAGGGTCGCGGCGGCGGTGGCCAGGACGGTGAGGCCGGTGGCGAGCAGCCGGCGCAGGGAGAGTCTGGTGCGGGTCACGGGGGCCTCCCAGAGACGTCAATCAATTGACAGACATCTTTGAAGGTAAATGCCCTAGATCACAAGAGGGGCTGAACAAATTTTCAGCCAACCCGCCGGGAATCCCAGGTATCGATGGCTGGCGATCAGCGTAGCGACGCGGGATCGAGCTGCCAACGGAACGGCTCGGTCAGCGTCAGCGTCTCGCCGGCCTTCGCCACCCGGTCCTCGACGTAGTGCCCGCCGTCCAGCCGGTACAGCCGCAGCGCGTGCGTCTCGCCGTCCTGCTCGACCAGCAGGTACCAGGGGATCCGGGCGATCGCGTAGAGCTGCATCTTCAGCAGCCGGTCGGCGGCGGCGTTGCCCGGGGAGACGATCTCCCCGACCAGGAACACGCGATCGGCGTCGAGAAACGTCCCCTCGTCGTCGGCGTCCGTGACAACCAGGTCGGGAATGACGATCCTGTCCACCCCGAGCCGGACGTTGATGGCGTCGTAGACCGAAAGGCCTTCCGGCTCCGCCGCCGCCTCGATGCTGTTCGCCAGTCGCCGCGCCACCCGCTGGTGCCGCCGGCTCGGGGCGGGGCTCACGATCAGGCTCCCGTCGAGCAGTTCGATCCGGTCCGGCGTCTCGCCCAGGGCGAGGTAGTCGACCTCGGTCCAGAGGCCGACATGCTTCCCGAAGGGCTCAAGCGGAGCGGCACTCACCGGCGTTCACCACCCGATCCGATCGCCACCCGATCAGTCTCACAGCCTACGAGGCCACGTCCCGCGAACAACACGCTTCACCCCGGTAGGCTCCCGGCCCATGTTCTCGTTCGACGGACTGGGCACCCTCTGGGACAAGCTGTTCAGCGCCCAGCCCGACCC
Protein-coding sequences here:
- a CDS encoding PadR family transcriptional regulator yields the protein MMILGLVRWMQPVHGYDVRRELLSWSADKWANVQPGSIYHALRKLADEGLLRAVSTEQVGARPARTSYEVTPKGEEEFETLLRAQWWQVHDRPDPFTAAFSFLPALPRGEAAAALRNRANLIRAGLGAARASMESDWARNNKPVHVTWMLELWLARAEVEISWCERVAERIESGVSYLPAGMERAPGWRNGEKPGDLNAD
- a CDS encoding ATP-binding cassette domain-containing protein, which codes for MIETRGLRKSFRSRAGRETKTVDAVRGVDLAVAEGEIFGFLGPNGAGKTTTLRMLATLIEPDGGEATIAGADLRKDPAGVRRRIGYVPQGGSTWDDSTAREELVLQARLYGIGKADAQRRAVRALDAFQLTEYADRKCKTYSGGQRRRVEIALGIIHEPKIVFLDEPTTGLDPQSRAHMWDEIRRLRAEGMTVFITTHYLDEADALCDRIAIMDNGEVVAEGTPAELKREISGDVVLVGLDLPATPQAAELLDTEEYVNKLETADGGGLRLFVDDGATAIPQILRRLDHAGLDLRSIELHRPSLDDVFLTKTGRSLRES
- a CDS encoding ABC transporter permease, which gives rise to MKFAHDTWLIFRRQTQLLLRNPVWIFVGVFQPVMYLLLFAPLLKPALNAPTQAAAYKIFVPGLLVLLAIFGGLFQGFGLIAELRAGIIERSRVTPVSRLALLLGRSLRDVVSLLVQAVIITLLALLFDLRVFIGNLLLAYLMLALIALMTSAVSYGVALKVKSEDALAPLMNTVAQPVLLLSGILLPLTFAPGWLQGVAKWNPFSWAVDGVRALFAGDLGNDKVWQGMSIIAVLAVAGVVWAARQFARSVR
- a CDS encoding MFS transporter, translating into MPRLTHDKTTWLTYAQMGLWGFFLYGFGPVVPLLRDEQGTSAAVAGLHSTAVAVGALLGGALFAPLARRVGRGGAIWTGLAGVALGVTAFGLLRPLPATLAAVAVIATAGMMVISGVAVVLTARHGEAAPAALTEANAACAGMGILAPLVIGASVDAGWGWRPVMAVEVGLIALVALAATAFRVRLPHGAPPAAAAPVGAAPSPAAAPVGAVSASAGAEPNPILDTFRSPGTGTVQDSGPGTVSGRLPRAYWIAWVLMAVTGSIEVCLSLWTADVLRSHAGMSAGAASAAVAAIVCGMFLGRLAGGRVALRWAPAQLLLAALTVSLLGFTLFWIAPVGWLAVTGLVVLGLGNALHYPLAISIALAVAGPAADKAAGWSSYSMGVGFGIAPVALGWVADGVGPHLAFLLLPGFIAAAVLLTVRLGRALRTPATPDREPVPA
- a CDS encoding O-methyltransferase, which encodes MTRKSLPLTDELHAYLVAHGSAPDEVVRDLMAETVAALPAQAGMQVAPEQAGFLTFLTRLLGARRAVEVGTFTGLSALAIARGMPADGRLTCFDVSEEYTGIARRYWDRAGVADRIELRIGPAGDTLRELPRERHLDLAFIDADKTGYPVYWDELVPRMRPGGVIAVDNTLRGGRVIAPENADDRAIAAFNDAVLADVRVEPVMLPIADGLTLARVH
- a CDS encoding Maf family protein, coding for MNSTPLRLVLASQSPARRKLLQAAGIEPDVLVSGVDESQVVSDRAEDLCLELARLKAQAVLGRLRQSPDERTLVLGCDSVLAFDGEILGKPHDPADATRRWERMRGRSGVLHTGHCLIGVTDGSRAERVASTTVHFADISDEEIAAYVATGEPLAVAGAFTIDGLGGAFLTGIEGDPGTVVGLSLPLLRDLLGELGLRITDLWTKVAPGGQSVEPLG
- a CDS encoding S8 family serine peptidase; its protein translation is MLLCATVTLPVGLPTAASADDGAARVRGDQWHLRYLRVAEAQRISQGAGVTVAVPDTGVAPHPDLALNLLPGRDFLSGADDGRHDADSHGTSMAGLIAAHGRGLDLGAMGVAPKAKLLPILCSPPHGRGDPDALARGIEYAVGQQVGVVSISSGGGSSPRLKQAITSAIKADIVVVAAAGNRPEDLMVSYPASEPGVIAVGGVDRSGNHAAVSVTGSEIDIAAPAVDIVSTSIDGKYSKGTGTSSATAIVAGAAALIRSRYPKLSAEEVAHRLTATAVDKGPPGRDDQYGYGVIDLVAALTADVPPWGAGTASDPPAAPITSAAGGPATTAVADPPGGKGGDGGATVRGLATLGVLVAAGGGWALVRRRRRADDPPPRISR
- a CDS encoding acyl-CoA carboxylase subunit epsilon produces the protein MSAEEPLFRIVRGVPTAEELAALVGVIATRSRPVAAPAPAPISLWSRSARPTAAAPAAGRGAWRASGLPR